The Litchfieldia alkalitelluris genome has a window encoding:
- the pepF gene encoding oligoendopeptidase F, producing MTTYTTRNEVPIHEKWNLTDLYPDRTHWDEDYNLVERLTNTLKEYDGNIKNGLTLFQFLKQQEELSFHLNKLYAYAMLSVDEDTREAKSQALLDRVKHLGVKVSAATSFFMPFLLSLEEETLKSYIKSEDGLKYFEEDLLESFRYKAHVLSKEQEEVLSQLGEALSAPSNTYGMINNADIKFGEVTKENGEKVELTRGMYSKLIEDEDREKRKEAYKAYYQPYLHLKNSIASTLSAAIKNNVTMARIRKYPSALEKALFGDNVPKEVYENLIKATKNNIDAMHEYTKIRKDKLQLDELRQYDLNVPLVSGVKQEISYVEAYNIMCKALAPLGEDYINTLKEFKDARYIDVRETPGKRSGAYNLGVYGVHPFILLNHQDDLDSLFTLAHECGHGVHSKLSSQHQPQISARYSIFVAEVASTVNEVLLINYLLNNESNSEIRKHLLNHFIDQFKGTFFTQVMFAEFEMKTHEMAEKGIPLNAEVFNEVYENLFREYNGDAIVFDEEVKYGWSRIPHFYRPFYVYKYATGFASAIHLATKILEGEQETLTSYLEFLKSGSSDYPLDLLKKTGVDLTTSDPIDRSLNKFRELVKEFSTL from the coding sequence ATGACAACATATACGACTAGAAATGAAGTACCTATCCATGAAAAATGGAACTTAACAGACCTTTATCCTGACAGGACTCATTGGGATGAAGATTATAACTTAGTAGAAAGACTTACTAATACTCTAAAAGAGTATGACGGAAATATTAAAAATGGCTTAACGTTGTTTCAATTCCTTAAACAGCAAGAAGAACTATCTTTTCATTTAAACAAGCTATATGCCTATGCGATGCTTAGTGTTGATGAAGATACAAGAGAAGCAAAATCACAAGCACTATTAGATCGGGTAAAACATTTAGGTGTAAAAGTGAGTGCTGCAACATCTTTCTTTATGCCATTTTTATTGAGCTTAGAAGAAGAAACATTAAAAAGCTATATTAAGTCAGAGGATGGTTTAAAGTATTTTGAGGAAGATTTACTAGAATCCTTTCGTTATAAAGCTCATGTATTAAGTAAGGAGCAAGAAGAAGTGCTGTCACAATTAGGTGAAGCTCTTTCTGCACCAAGTAATACCTATGGCATGATAAATAATGCAGATATAAAATTTGGGGAAGTAACAAAGGAAAACGGTGAAAAAGTAGAACTCACAAGGGGCATGTATTCTAAATTAATTGAAGATGAGGATCGTGAAAAACGCAAAGAAGCCTACAAGGCATATTATCAACCTTACTTACATTTAAAAAACTCGATAGCTTCTACACTTTCAGCAGCAATTAAAAACAATGTAACGATGGCACGGATAAGGAAATATCCTTCCGCACTAGAAAAAGCTTTATTCGGTGACAACGTTCCTAAGGAAGTTTACGAAAACTTAATTAAAGCAACAAAGAACAACATCGATGCGATGCACGAATATACAAAAATTCGAAAGGATAAACTCCAGTTAGACGAACTTCGCCAATATGATTTAAATGTTCCACTTGTTAGTGGAGTAAAACAAGAAATCTCTTATGTCGAAGCCTACAACATTATGTGTAAAGCATTAGCTCCGCTTGGGGAGGATTATATTAACACATTGAAAGAGTTTAAAGATGCAAGATATATAGATGTTCGTGAGACCCCAGGTAAACGCTCTGGTGCTTACAATCTTGGGGTATATGGTGTTCACCCTTTTATCCTTCTTAATCATCAAGATGATCTAGATAGTTTATTTACCCTAGCACATGAATGTGGGCACGGAGTACATAGTAAACTTAGCTCACAGCATCAGCCACAAATTTCTGCTAGATACAGTATTTTTGTTGCTGAGGTTGCTTCAACTGTTAACGAAGTGCTTCTAATTAACTACCTATTAAATAATGAGAGTAATTCCGAAATTCGAAAACATTTATTAAACCATTTTATAGACCAATTTAAGGGCACTTTCTTTACTCAGGTAATGTTTGCTGAGTTTGAAATGAAAACACACGAAATGGCCGAAAAAGGAATTCCTTTGAATGCGGAAGTATTTAATGAAGTTTATGAAAATCTTTTTAGAGAGTATAATGGGGACGCAATTGTCTTTGATGAAGAAGTTAAATATGGTTGGTCTAGAATTCCACACTTTTACCGTCCCTTCTATGTATATAAGTATGCAACTGGCTTTGCTTCAGCGATCCATTTAGCAACAAAGATTCTGGAGGGAGAACAAGAAACATTAACTTCCTATCTTGAATTTTTAAAAAGCGGCAGCTCAGATTATCCACTAGATTTATTGAAAAAGACTGGTGTTGATTTAACAACTTCAGATCCTATTGATCGTTCCTTAAATAAATTTAGAGAGTTGGTTAAAGAGTTTTCAACTCTTTAA
- a CDS encoding GTP-binding protein codes for MNKTIGILAHVDAGKTTFSEQLLYHTKSIKNRGRVDHKNAFLDSHEIEKQRGITVFADQGTFYYQESTYFLIDTPGHVDFSPEMERAIQVMDYAVIIISAVEGIEGHTETVWELLRKHRIPTFFFINKTDRTGANVENVIKEIQGNLTTNVYDMTQVQTNLEIDEELIEFVAERDETLLNTYLEGKYNKKLWIKNIQKMILYGHFFPLISGSALHDIGIGRFIEILDCFTITNHSSEGPFSGQVYKIRHESNGTKITFVKSLSGTLKVRDEIATSNEDSNQSEKVTGLRTYSGNKFKTVEQVGAGELFAVMGLSNPKIGDKIGVLQEKNKNGNDMVPTLKSKVTFEAGVNPKEVLQFFKMLDAEDPSLNVLWDERFQEIHIHVMGNIQLEVLEQVIKDRFKLTVLFETPEILYKETITNQVKGYGHFEPLGHYAEVHFQLEPGERNSGILFENSCHADDLSVGHQRLIEQHLFEREHHGILTGSSLTDVKITLLTGRAHNKHTSGGDFQEATFRALRQGLEKAENTLLEPFYQYKIKVNIEQMGRVLSDIQQAYGYFNPPVTEGDKAILTGTVPVSTFMNYSNKLATLTQGKGSISLIFSGYNQCHNEEEVIDSKSYNKQADPDYTSSSIFCSKGQGYSVPWNEAEEKMHCL; via the coding sequence ATGAATAAAACTATTGGTATATTAGCACATGTTGATGCTGGTAAAACAACATTTTCTGAACAACTCCTCTATCATACAAAGAGCATTAAAAATAGAGGTCGTGTAGACCATAAAAATGCTTTTCTTGATAGCCATGAAATTGAAAAACAACGAGGAATTACGGTATTTGCTGATCAAGGTACATTCTACTATCAGGAATCAACTTATTTTTTGATAGATACCCCTGGCCATGTCGACTTTTCACCAGAAATGGAACGAGCAATACAAGTGATGGATTACGCAGTCATTATTATAAGTGCAGTAGAAGGAATTGAAGGTCATACAGAAACGGTATGGGAGCTTTTAAGAAAGCATCGTATTCCTACTTTTTTCTTTATTAACAAAACCGACCGAACTGGTGCAAACGTAGAAAATGTGATTAAAGAAATTCAAGGGAATTTAACAACTAACGTATATGATATGACTCAAGTTCAAACTAATCTTGAAATAGATGAAGAATTAATTGAATTCGTTGCCGAACGCGATGAAACCCTTTTAAATACGTACCTTGAAGGAAAGTATAATAAAAAATTATGGATAAAAAACATCCAAAAGATGATTTTATATGGTCACTTCTTCCCTCTCATATCCGGCTCTGCGTTACATGATATTGGAATTGGCAGATTTATAGAGATACTAGATTGTTTTACAATTACAAATCACTCCAGTGAAGGACCTTTTTCAGGTCAAGTATACAAAATACGTCATGAATCAAATGGAACAAAAATTACTTTTGTAAAATCACTTAGTGGAACCTTAAAAGTTCGTGATGAAATTGCAACTAGTAATGAAGATAGCAATCAATCTGAAAAGGTGACTGGGCTTCGGACCTACAGTGGTAATAAATTCAAAACTGTCGAGCAAGTTGGTGCTGGTGAACTTTTTGCGGTTATGGGATTATCGAATCCAAAAATAGGTGACAAGATAGGTGTTTTACAGGAAAAAAATAAAAATGGAAACGATATGGTACCAACATTGAAATCAAAGGTGACTTTTGAAGCTGGTGTAAATCCAAAAGAAGTTCTTCAATTTTTCAAAATGCTTGATGCAGAAGATCCATCATTAAATGTATTATGGGATGAACGATTTCAAGAGATACATATTCATGTAATGGGTAATATTCAACTAGAAGTTTTAGAACAGGTTATAAAGGATAGATTTAAACTAACCGTACTATTTGAGACTCCAGAAATTCTTTATAAAGAAACAATTACAAATCAAGTAAAGGGGTATGGTCATTTCGAACCTTTAGGACATTATGCAGAGGTTCATTTCCAGCTAGAACCTGGAGAACGAAATAGTGGAATATTATTTGAGAATAGCTGCCATGCTGATGATCTGTCTGTCGGTCATCAAAGATTAATTGAACAACACCTTTTTGAAAGGGAACACCATGGTATTTTGACAGGCTCTTCCCTTACAGATGTAAAAATCACATTATTAACTGGACGAGCTCATAACAAACATACTTCAGGTGGTGATTTTCAAGAAGCTACTTTTAGAGCTTTAAGACAAGGTCTGGAAAAAGCAGAGAATACTCTTTTAGAACCATTTTATCAATATAAGATTAAAGTGAACATCGAACAGATGGGGCGTGTATTATCCGATATCCAACAAGCTTATGGATATTTTAATCCTCCAGTAACAGAGGGAGATAAAGCGATACTTACTGGTACTGTACCTGTTTCAACATTTATGAACTATAGCAATAAGTTAGCAACTCTTACCCAAGGTAAAGGTTCTATTTCCTTGATCTTTTCAGGTTATAATCAATGTCATAATGAAGAGGAAGTAATAGATAGCAAATCTTATAATAAACAGGCTGATCCTGACTATACATCTTCATCGATCTTTTGTTCAAAGGGACAGGGCTATTCAGTTCCTTGGAATGAAGCGGAAGAGAAAATGCATTGTTTATAA
- a CDS encoding ABC transporter substrate-binding protein, with amino-acid sequence MSKLKRKMLSFTAFLMVLSLVLTACGGGDEAEPDTTGGEGDTATEGTGTPLERAYAGEYDGTKVTMFGPFTDADQVKFEESIKEFEETTGIDIQYEGSKEFEATISIRVEGGNPPDIADFPQPGLLATFANQGRVIDVSTFMDMEYLQNNYNQSWLDMASMQGPEGDIMAGIWNRSNVKSLVWYPKREFEAAGYEVPTTWDELIALSEQIVKDGDSPWAIGIESGAATGWVATDWVEDIMLRTTSPENYDKWVAGELPFTSDEVRTAVERMSDIWFNEDFVYGGRNAIVTTAFGDSPNPMFSDPPKAWFHRQGSFITSFFPEGSVPGEDYDWFALPSIDEQYGTPALVAGDIYAMFNDRPEVRAVMEFFTTGESIKSWIQSGGVVAPMNDADPEWYTTDVERRMAEFVQEAETLRFDGSDLMPGSVGAGTFWKGMTDYVSGAVDLEQALEEMEAGFNK; translated from the coding sequence ATGAGCAAACTAAAAAGAAAAATGCTATCATTTACTGCTTTTCTTATGGTGTTATCTCTTGTTTTAACTGCTTGTGGTGGTGGAGATGAAGCCGAACCAGATACTACCGGTGGTGAAGGCGATACAGCCACTGAAGGTACAGGTACACCATTAGAAAGAGCATATGCTGGTGAGTACGACGGAACAAAGGTTACTATGTTTGGGCCTTTCACTGATGCTGACCAAGTCAAATTTGAAGAAAGTATTAAAGAGTTTGAAGAAACAACAGGAATTGATATTCAATATGAAGGATCAAAAGAATTTGAAGCTACTATTTCAATTCGTGTTGAGGGTGGGAATCCGCCTGACATCGCTGACTTTCCACAACCCGGGTTGTTAGCAACGTTCGCAAATCAAGGGCGAGTTATTGACGTGAGTACTTTCATGGACATGGAATATTTACAAAACAACTACAACCAAAGCTGGCTTGATATGGCTTCAATGCAGGGGCCTGAAGGAGATATTATGGCTGGGATTTGGAATCGTAGTAATGTAAAAAGTCTAGTCTGGTATCCAAAGCGAGAATTCGAAGCAGCAGGCTATGAAGTTCCTACTACATGGGATGAGTTAATAGCTTTATCGGAACAAATTGTCAAAGATGGGGATAGTCCTTGGGCAATTGGAATTGAAAGTGGAGCAGCTACTGGTTGGGTTGCTACTGACTGGGTAGAAGACATTATGCTTCGTACGACTTCACCAGAGAACTATGATAAATGGGTTGCTGGAGAACTGCCTTTCACTTCGGACGAAGTACGAACAGCTGTTGAAAGAATGTCTGATATCTGGTTTAACGAAGACTTTGTATATGGTGGAAGAAATGCAATTGTTACAACCGCTTTTGGTGATTCACCAAATCCGATGTTCAGTGATCCTCCAAAAGCTTGGTTCCATCGTCAAGGCAGTTTTATAACAAGCTTTTTCCCTGAAGGATCTGTTCCTGGAGAAGATTATGACTGGTTTGCTTTGCCATCAATTGATGAGCAGTATGGGACACCTGCTTTAGTTGCTGGTGATATTTATGCAATGTTCAATGATCGACCAGAAGTTCGTGCGGTGATGGAGTTCTTTACAACAGGTGAATCAATTAAATCTTGGATTCAATCTGGTGGAGTAGTTGCACCAATGAATGATGCAGATCCTGAGTGGTACACAACAGATGTTGAACGTCGTATGGCTGAATTTGTTCAAGAAGCTGAGACATTAAGATTTGATGGTTCAGATTTAATGCCTGGTTCTGTGGGAGCTGGAACGTTTTGGAAAGGTATGACTGATTATGTAAGTGGGGCAGTAGATCTTGAACAAGCATTGGAAGAGATGGAAGCAGGTTTTAATAAATAG
- a CDS encoding M3 family metallopeptidase → MGITRENVPVEETWNLEDIFLSEELWEEAFLSLESDLEQRLELEIMLKSSSDVLLAVKELENFLERLELTNSYARYKYSEDGTNEQNQTRMGRIQFLMSKANNVKTNYMNAFLSISAKNMEQYCEEEKELLEYQKFLSKIEEARKHILSPEMEDALASLDSTINSAERIYDSITSSDMKFESVQNKHGKDVPVSLFMYMTQIETSPDTVLRRNAYHSLSKGLDQYKHGIAKTLSTEIQKNVTLAKLRGYNSTFDMLLQHSSPTNFFLDADGISSQHFENILDTIRLELAPHMQRYAKLRKRQLGLEKLLFSDVKAPLDPNFDPPISFEEAGEIIIEAVGVLGDEYKELMKKAFKERWVYRGDNVGRNMIAFGGGVHGVHGYAFYPWGGNLFDMLLLGHELGHSLHFHLAHENQKIINNSMPLFFVEAPSTLIEHLIVQYLRQNRDDARLHRWLNMYLMMSYHHNFVTHILEAELLRRLYKMAEAKTPLTTSSISETKGAILSEFWGDTVEIDEAAKLTWMRQPHYYMGLYPYTYSVGLSASTVIAKRIHEEGLDAGLQWTEVLKQGGAMKGLNLFKMAGLDLSTTELFSDAVSYVGKIVDELEDSF, encoded by the coding sequence ATGGGAATTACACGGGAAAATGTGCCAGTAGAGGAAACTTGGAATTTAGAAGATATCTTCTTATCTGAAGAGCTTTGGGAAGAAGCTTTTTTATCTTTAGAGAGTGATTTAGAGCAAAGGTTAGAACTTGAGATAATGCTCAAATCTTCATCAGATGTTTTATTAGCAGTAAAAGAATTAGAAAATTTTTTAGAAAGATTGGAATTGACTAATAGTTATGCACGTTATAAATATAGTGAAGATGGAACAAATGAACAAAATCAAACAAGAATGGGACGCATTCAATTTTTAATGAGTAAGGCGAATAATGTAAAGACCAATTATATGAATGCCTTCTTATCCATTTCTGCTAAAAATATGGAACAGTATTGTGAAGAAGAAAAAGAACTATTAGAGTATCAAAAATTTCTTTCTAAGATAGAAGAAGCAAGAAAACATATATTGTCACCTGAAATGGAGGATGCATTAGCATCATTAGATTCAACGATTAATTCGGCGGAAAGAATATATGACAGTATCACATCATCTGATATGAAGTTTGAATCGGTGCAAAATAAACATGGAAAAGATGTTCCAGTTTCTTTATTTATGTACATGACTCAAATCGAGACATCACCAGATACAGTTTTACGAAGGAATGCATATCACTCATTATCTAAAGGTCTGGACCAATACAAACATGGCATTGCGAAAACACTCTCAACCGAAATACAAAAAAATGTTACTTTAGCTAAGCTACGGGGTTACAATTCAACCTTTGACATGCTACTTCAACACTCGTCACCAACTAACTTTTTCCTAGATGCCGATGGAATATCGTCACAGCATTTTGAAAACATATTAGATACGATCCGTCTAGAGTTAGCACCACATATGCAACGCTATGCGAAACTGCGAAAGCGTCAGCTAGGACTAGAGAAGCTATTATTCTCTGATGTGAAAGCACCACTTGACCCTAATTTTGATCCACCAATAAGTTTTGAAGAAGCAGGAGAAATTATCATTGAAGCTGTTGGTGTCCTAGGTGATGAATACAAAGAATTGATGAAAAAAGCTTTTAAAGAGCGATGGGTATATCGTGGTGATAATGTTGGAAGAAATATGATCGCTTTTGGTGGTGGAGTTCACGGTGTACATGGATATGCTTTTTATCCATGGGGTGGAAACCTTTTTGATATGCTTCTCCTTGGCCATGAGCTTGGACATTCACTTCATTTTCATTTAGCCCATGAGAATCAAAAGATTATTAATAACTCAATGCCACTGTTTTTTGTTGAAGCACCTTCAACATTGATTGAGCATTTAATTGTTCAATATTTACGACAAAATCGAGATGATGCGCGTCTGCACCGTTGGCTCAATATGTATTTAATGATGAGTTACCATCATAATTTTGTTACACATATACTAGAGGCGGAGTTATTGAGACGATTATATAAAATGGCCGAAGCGAAAACACCTTTAACAACTTCATCAATTAGTGAAACGAAGGGAGCTATCTTATCTGAATTCTGGGGCGATACTGTCGAAATCGATGAAGCTGCTAAGTTAACTTGGATGAGGCAGCCTCATTATTATATGGGACTTTACCCATACACTTATTCGGTTGGTTTATCTGCTTCCACTGTTATTGCAAAGCGAATCCATGAAGAAGGGCTAGATGCTGGATTACAATGGACTGAGGTTCTAAAACAAGGGGGAGCAATGAAGGGGTTAAATTTATTTAAGATGGCTGGGCTTGATCTTTCTACAACAGAGTTATTTTCAGATGCTGTTTCTTATGTTGGCAAGATTGTTGATGAGTTAGAGGATAGTTTTTAA
- a CDS encoding glucosaminidase domain-containing protein, giving the protein MNIRNPISIFFILISAIAIFLLFKQSSSLIINTNTQQNDHHIKEIIETEQREIEQLITLQEQIASEDSLISKKSSSISLSADELNEVLKGELQGLGHEFIKAGKEYGIDPVFLVALAAQETGWGESTLMASPWNNVGGITCMPHNYEEIFGEQYQNPGCGETIDGGTKWQKFNSIEDSIHFKAAYLKSSYLENGTKTISGIQEKYAPSNALNDQSGLNHYWTENIVAIMKDIRNDLG; this is encoded by the coding sequence ATGAACATAAGAAACCCAATCTCTATTTTCTTTATATTGATATCTGCAATAGCAATTTTTCTATTATTTAAACAAAGTTCTTCATTAATAATTAACACAAATACACAACAGAATGATCATCATATAAAAGAAATAATAGAAACAGAACAAAGGGAAATAGAGCAGCTTATTACACTTCAAGAACAAATTGCATCAGAAGATTCTTTAATAAGTAAAAAAAGTTCATCTATCTCTCTTTCAGCAGATGAATTAAATGAAGTATTAAAGGGAGAATTACAAGGATTAGGTCATGAGTTTATTAAAGCAGGTAAAGAGTATGGAATAGATCCTGTCTTTCTTGTAGCTTTAGCTGCTCAAGAAACAGGGTGGGGAGAGTCTACGCTGATGGCATCTCCATGGAATAATGTTGGTGGGATCACATGTATGCCACATAATTATGAAGAAATTTTTGGAGAACAATATCAAAACCCAGGTTGCGGTGAAACAATCGACGGCGGAACAAAATGGCAGAAGTTTAACTCTATTGAAGATAGCATTCATTTTAAGGCAGCTTACTTAAAAAGCTCCTACTTAGAGAATGGGACCAAAACTATTTCTGGGATACAAGAAAAATACGCTCCTTCAAATGCATTAAATGATCAATCAGGTCTTAATCATTATTGGACTGAAAATATTGTAGCTATTATGAAAGATATACGAAATGACTTAGGTTAA
- the ybaK gene encoding Cys-tRNA(Pro) deacylase, whose protein sequence is MKKLKTNAIRILDKEKIDYSMFSYPTDDGKIDGVSVARKINKDPKSVYKTLISQGTTKAYYVFVIPVEKELDLKKAAKTTGEKKIEMIPVKDITKVSGYIRGGCSPIGMKKNFTTYIDEDAKSLSKIIVSGGSIGLQVELHVNDLLNITNGYFF, encoded by the coding sequence ATGAAAAAATTAAAAACAAATGCAATCAGAATTTTGGATAAAGAAAAGATTGATTATTCGATGTTTTCTTATCCGACCGATGATGGAAAAATTGATGGAGTTTCCGTGGCTAGAAAGATTAACAAAGATCCAAAAAGTGTTTACAAAACACTGATATCTCAAGGAACTACTAAAGCATATTATGTTTTTGTTATTCCAGTGGAGAAGGAGCTAGATTTAAAAAAAGCGGCAAAAACAACTGGTGAAAAGAAAATAGAAATGATTCCTGTTAAGGATATTACTAAAGTATCAGGTTATATTCGAGGTGGCTGCTCACCCATTGGAATGAAGAAGAACTTTACAACTTATATAGATGAGGATGCAAAATCATTATCTAAAATTATCGTAAGTGGCGGTAGCATAGGGCTTCAAGTTGAACTCCACGTAAATGATTTATTAAATATAACAAATGGTTACTTTTTTTAA
- a CDS encoding carbohydrate kinase family protein yields the protein MNKQGIISFGEPFIDLYSENQTNSTYHKFLGGATVNVAVRASRFGLPTYYICKIGNDENSTFVKNELKNENVDIEFSVKNSIKKICCVYVNQNDKGDRYFHSYINETPDEWLTADELSIQPFTNAKIFYFGSGTLFHETARKATDKALDYAKECNNLIAFDTNIRLQRWESEEICRETVIFFVKKANLVKIAEDELLFLTNTQSVEDGIRIASEWKVPYLVITLGGEGAYGIHNHKLIYVPGTNVKVVDTTGAGDAFLAALLYCFHEKGLPNSDKQFKDFLQFANEKGALATTKLGSL from the coding sequence TTGAATAAACAAGGCATTATATCATTTGGAGAGCCATTTATTGATCTATACTCCGAAAATCAGACTAATAGTACATATCATAAATTTTTAGGCGGAGCCACAGTGAATGTTGCGGTACGGGCAAGCAGATTCGGTCTTCCTACTTATTATATTTGCAAGATAGGTAATGATGAAAACAGTACTTTTGTAAAAAATGAACTTAAAAACGAAAATGTAGATATAGAGTTTAGTGTGAAAAACTCAATCAAAAAGATATGCTGTGTTTATGTTAATCAAAATGATAAGGGTGACCGATATTTTCATTCATACATAAATGAGACACCTGATGAATGGTTAACAGCAGATGAGTTAAGCATTCAGCCATTTACTAATGCAAAAATTTTTTACTTTGGGTCTGGTACACTTTTTCACGAAACTGCCCGAAAGGCAACAGACAAAGCACTCGACTACGCAAAAGAATGTAATAATTTAATTGCATTTGATACAAATATTCGTTTACAACGATGGGAAAGTGAAGAAATCTGTAGAGAAACTGTCATATTTTTTGTGAAGAAAGCGAATTTAGTTAAGATAGCTGAAGATGAACTATTGTTTCTAACAAACACACAATCTGTTGAAGACGGAATAAGAATAGCCTCAGAATGGAAAGTACCGTATCTAGTTATTACACTTGGTGGAGAAGGAGCATACGGTATTCACAATCACAAGCTGATATATGTTCCGGGAACAAATGTGAAAGTAGTAGATACAACTGGAGCGGGAGATGCATTTTTAGCTGCCCTTTTATATTGCTTTCATGAAAAAGGATTACCTAATTCTGATAAGCAATTTAAAGATTTTCTTCAATTTGCAAATGAAAAGGGTGCACTAGCTACAACGAAATTAGGTTCACTATAA
- a CDS encoding carbohydrate ABC transporter permease, translating to MEALNKQETTSIPKLALISLLVFVGNLIVHSLIFIFLRDTPLNPALYAILAIIWGVFGVYSIYFTLNWVVEKYPTKIRARIQPYIFVGPAVLLLGWLLFLPTLRTFYLSLFGPNSTNFVGISNYIAVFTDRLLITALRNNLMWVVFGATACIVFGLLIAVLADRSNFEKTAKAIIFMPMAISMVAAGVIWKFIYFYQPGDEQIGLLNAIVVALGGSPQAWTSMLQPWNNLFLIIILIWMQTGFAMVLFSAALKGIPAELLEAARIDGANEFTIFFKIIIPYMMGTIISVSTTIIVFTLKIFDIIMVMTGGQYETDVVATQFYRQFFMYRNFGYGSTLAIVLLIAVIPVIILNLRQFRKQGGF from the coding sequence ATGGAAGCATTAAATAAGCAAGAAACTACCTCCATACCTAAATTAGCTCTCATTTCACTTTTGGTATTTGTAGGTAATCTCATTGTTCATTCCTTAATATTCATCTTTTTGAGAGATACACCATTAAATCCGGCTCTGTATGCAATATTAGCAATCATATGGGGGGTTTTTGGTGTATATTCCATTTATTTCACCCTCAACTGGGTTGTAGAAAAATACCCAACCAAAATCCGAGCCAGAATTCAACCTTATATCTTTGTTGGGCCTGCTGTTCTTTTGTTAGGTTGGTTATTATTTCTACCAACTTTAAGGACATTTTATTTAAGTTTATTCGGTCCAAATTCAACAAATTTTGTTGGAATTTCAAATTATATTGCTGTCTTTACAGATCGTTTACTTATAACAGCTCTACGAAATAATTTAATGTGGGTTGTGTTCGGAGCAACCGCTTGTATCGTGTTCGGTCTTCTTATTGCTGTTTTGGCGGACCGAAGCAATTTTGAAAAGACTGCAAAAGCAATCATCTTTATGCCTATGGCTATTTCAATGGTAGCAGCTGGTGTAATTTGGAAATTCATTTATTTTTACCAACCAGGTGACGAACAGATTGGTTTATTAAATGCAATAGTTGTCGCATTAGGAGGATCACCACAGGCATGGACAAGCATGCTTCAGCCGTGGAATAACTTGTTTTTAATTATTATTCTCATATGGATGCAAACTGGATTTGCGATGGTCTTGTTTTCTGCAGCACTAAAAGGAATTCCTGCTGAGCTGCTCGAAGCTGCAAGAATAGATGGTGCCAATGAATTTACTATTTTCTTTAAGATCATTATTCCATATATGATGGGAACCATTATTTCTGTTTCAACAACAATTATTGTTTTTACCCTTAAGATATTTGACATCATTATGGTAATGACAGGAGGGCAATATGAGACTGATGTAGTTGCCACACAGTTTTATCGCCAATTTTTTATGTATCGAAATTTCGGATACGGCTCAACCCTTGCGATTGTTCTACTAATTGCTGTTATCCCTGTGATTATTTTGAATTTAAGGCAATTTCGTAAACAAGGAGGGTTTTAA